A genome region from Thalassotalea euphylliae includes the following:
- the fkpA gene encoding FKBP-type peptidyl-prolyl cis-trans isomerase codes for MKLFKPTLVAIAMVSVFGCQEAKKEERVVAQAPVLEAEIDKQAYGLGASIGMYMERNLAEHEKLGLALDKELIVKGFVESLEGKSQLPQEEIQALLMSLDQQMKEKQQAQIAKQAEDALAEGQKYLDENAKREGVMTTESGIQYEIITPAEGEKPTATDTVKVHYTGTLINGEKFDSSVDRGQPAIFPLNRVIRGWTEGVQLMSVGAKYKFTIPSDLAYGPMGNPPRIPGNSVLNFEIELLEIQKPEPAPEVGEQAEPAAQ; via the coding sequence ATGAAATTGTTTAAACCAACTTTGGTTGCAATTGCGATGGTGTCTGTATTTGGCTGTCAGGAAGCTAAAAAAGAAGAGCGAGTTGTAGCACAAGCGCCAGTATTGGAAGCAGAAATTGACAAGCAAGCTTATGGTTTAGGCGCGTCAATTGGTATGTACATGGAGCGTAACCTAGCAGAACATGAGAAGTTAGGTTTAGCGTTAGATAAAGAGCTGATCGTAAAAGGTTTTGTAGAAAGCTTAGAAGGCAAATCACAATTACCACAAGAAGAAATTCAAGCTTTATTAATGTCGCTTGATCAGCAAATGAAAGAAAAGCAGCAAGCGCAAATTGCTAAGCAAGCAGAAGATGCGTTAGCAGAAGGTCAAAAATACCTTGATGAAAATGCAAAACGCGAAGGTGTGATGACCACTGAATCTGGTATTCAGTACGAAATCATTACCCCTGCTGAGGGTGAAAAGCCAACGGCAACTGACACTGTAAAAGTACACTACACAGGTACTTTAATTAACGGTGAGAAATTCGATAGCTCAGTAGATCGCGGCCAGCCAGCAATATTCCCGCTAAATCGTGTAATTCGCGGTTGGACTGAAGGTGTTCAGCTAATGTCGGTAGGTGCGAAGTATAAGTTCACTATCCCTTCAGATCTTGCTTACGGCCCTATGGGTAACCCACCGCGCATTCCAGGTAACTCAGTATTGAATTTCGAAATTGAATTATTAGAAATTCAGAAGCCTGAGCCAGCACCAGAAGTAGGCGAGCAAGCGGAACCAGCTGCACAGTAA
- a CDS encoding glycosyltransferase, producing MKSLLIIGWVWPEPNSSAAGSRMVQLIRLFQTLDYQVTFVSAANTSDHMIDLAALDVAAQEITLNCDSFDAFVSELAPDAVMYDRYMVEEQFGWRVAKNCPNALQILDTEDLQSLRNARHQAFKQDGHLDNTELNTELAIREVAAIYRCDLTIMISPVEIALLVEHYQVPASHLCYLPFLHDEEALSQPSLPYTQRDNFIVIGNFRHAPNWDSVLWLKQQIWPQIRQALPQAELHIYGAYPPKKATDLHCEKSGFLVKGWAEDAFEVMAKAKVCLAPLRFGAGIKGKLSDAMLCSTPSVTTAIGAEGMTTELGWAGEVAETVDGLAQAAIALYQNEDKWQIASELAERNRKLLFTSQPFVDQFSEQLTCIANQLTMHRQQNFIGLMLNHHSHKSTQYMSQWIAAKNQLIN from the coding sequence ATGAAATCTTTACTTATTATTGGTTGGGTTTGGCCTGAACCCAATTCTTCCGCAGCTGGCAGCCGCATGGTTCAGCTTATTCGTTTATTTCAAACGTTGGATTACCAAGTAACTTTTGTTAGCGCGGCCAATACAAGTGATCATATGATTGACTTGGCAGCACTCGATGTTGCTGCGCAGGAAATCACACTGAATTGCGATAGCTTTGATGCCTTTGTCAGCGAGTTAGCGCCTGATGCAGTAATGTACGACAGATATATGGTGGAAGAGCAATTTGGTTGGCGCGTTGCCAAAAACTGTCCTAATGCATTACAAATTCTCGACACAGAAGATTTACAAAGCTTACGTAATGCACGCCATCAAGCTTTTAAACAAGATGGTCACCTTGATAATACCGAGCTAAATACTGAGCTTGCGATTCGCGAAGTTGCGGCGATTTATCGCTGTGATTTAACCATCATGATCTCGCCAGTGGAAATAGCGCTGTTGGTTGAGCATTATCAAGTGCCTGCCTCACACCTTTGTTACTTACCTTTTCTTCATGACGAAGAAGCATTATCACAACCCAGCTTGCCTTATACTCAGCGTGATAATTTTATTGTGATAGGTAACTTTCGTCATGCACCTAACTGGGATTCTGTGCTCTGGCTTAAGCAGCAAATTTGGCCTCAAATTCGTCAGGCGCTGCCGCAAGCTGAGCTTCACATTTACGGTGCTTATCCTCCGAAAAAAGCGACGGATTTGCACTGTGAAAAATCTGGCTTTCTGGTCAAAGGTTGGGCTGAAGATGCTTTTGAGGTAATGGCGAAAGCTAAAGTGTGTTTGGCACCACTGCGCTTTGGTGCCGGTATTAAAGGCAAGTTAAGTGACGCCATGCTGTGCAGCACGCCGTCAGTTACTACCGCAATTGGCGCAGAGGGTATGACGACTGAGTTAGGCTGGGCTGGTGAGGTTGCGGAAACCGTTGACGGCTTAGCACAAGCAGCTATTGCGCTTTATCAGAATGAAGACAAGTGGCAAATTGCCAGTGAACTTGCTGAGCGAAATCGCAAACTACTGTTTACCAGCCAGCCGTTTGTTGACCAGTTTAGCGAGCAGTTAACGTGCATCGCCAATCAGCTAACAATGCATCGCCAACAGAACTTCATCGGCTTAATGCTCAATCATCACAGCCATAAAAGTACCCAATATATGTCGCAGTGGATAGCGGCTAAAAACCAACTCATTAACTAA
- a CDS encoding S1/P1 nuclease, with protein MTAKTIVYLASAAILLIGSAFQPAYALGKLGHQLVCDLAYQALTPNAKSQVDNLLASLNKTERKRINQYNFAPKNSPITLGKACTWPDAIKKLDHYDKYKPWHYVNLGRGEQKLTHSTCQKDCITQAIPYHANLVTQGENAKQRNEALMFLGHWLGDIHQPLHVSFASDWGGNKTKIEAQDVKCSSMHWLWDECLLTRQTKHKKLAEQYQQMFNLLTKQLASTPNADMVKWQNASVIDWANESFAIARSPTTKYCQPNASQTCQERNLPVKLTSEELDLMSQQINLRMLMASVRLSHQLNTSFQ; from the coding sequence ATGACTGCAAAAACAATCGTTTATTTAGCCAGTGCTGCAATTTTACTTATTGGCTCAGCTTTTCAACCCGCTTACGCACTTGGCAAACTTGGTCACCAGCTAGTGTGCGATCTCGCTTACCAAGCATTAACCCCTAACGCTAAAAGCCAAGTTGACAACTTACTCGCTAGCCTTAATAAAACAGAGCGAAAACGTATTAATCAATACAACTTTGCCCCAAAAAACAGTCCTATCACTTTAGGTAAAGCTTGCACTTGGCCTGACGCCATTAAAAAGCTTGATCATTACGACAAATATAAGCCGTGGCATTACGTTAACCTTGGCCGTGGTGAGCAAAAGTTAACCCACAGCACTTGCCAAAAAGACTGCATTACTCAAGCAATTCCCTATCATGCCAACCTAGTCACACAAGGTGAAAACGCTAAACAACGCAACGAAGCGCTTATGTTTCTGGGCCATTGGCTGGGTGATATCCATCAGCCGCTGCACGTCAGTTTTGCGAGCGACTGGGGTGGAAACAAAACGAAAATTGAAGCTCAAGACGTGAAATGTTCAAGCATGCATTGGTTATGGGATGAGTGCTTATTGACTCGCCAAACAAAACACAAAAAGTTAGCAGAGCAATACCAGCAAATGTTCAACCTACTGACTAAGCAACTTGCCAGTACACCAAATGCCGATATGGTTAAATGGCAAAACGCCTCAGTGATTGATTGGGCCAACGAATCATTTGCCATTGCGCGTTCGCCAACAACTAAGTATTGCCAACCTAACGCAAGCCAAACCTGCCAAGAGCGCAATTTGCCTGTGAAGTTGACCAGCGAAGAGTTAGATCTAATGTCACAGCAAATTAACCTTCGTATGTTGATGGCAAGTGTTCGACTTTCCCATCAGCTCAATACAAGCTTTCAATAA
- a CDS encoding DUF3718 domain-containing protein — protein sequence MKHKLLAGIAVSAIVAGSYAPASFAQQYKFVATDSSHETRLCVRAGNNDIKGVKSTLRKMGIHDRKVNINTIRCNDLAPAKFAYKYQADNTFNFLNKYSIGKNKVNASVTIRDVAKAGQEPKIIYVSAAN from the coding sequence ATGAAACATAAATTACTCGCTGGTATCGCCGTAAGCGCCATTGTTGCAGGCTCATATGCGCCAGCTAGCTTCGCACAGCAATATAAATTTGTCGCCACTGACAGTTCACATGAAACCCGCCTATGCGTAAGAGCAGGTAATAACGACATAAAAGGTGTTAAAAGCACATTACGTAAAATGGGCATTCATGATCGCAAGGTAAACATCAATACTATTCGTTGTAACGACTTAGCGCCCGCCAAGTTTGCTTATAAGTATCAAGCAGATAACACGTTCAACTTTTTGAACAAATACAGTATTGGTAAAAACAAGGTTAATGCTTCTGTAACCATTCGCGACGTTGCCAAAGCAGGCCAAGAGCCAAAAATCATCTATGTCTCTGCGGCTAACTAG
- a CDS encoding MmcQ/YjbR family DNA-binding protein encodes MNEQEVRAYLLAKPETIKDFPFGEDVEVYKVKGKMFATLSLGKGNEKGTDGKLEGHYCMNLKCDPEEAVMLRDIFPSVIPGYHMNRALWNTVILDGSVPTGEIERMIDNSFKLVVSKMTKKDQASILIHL; translated from the coding sequence ATGAACGAGCAAGAAGTAAGGGCATATTTACTTGCTAAGCCTGAAACAATTAAAGATTTTCCATTTGGCGAAGATGTTGAAGTTTATAAAGTAAAAGGCAAGATGTTCGCCACCTTGTCCTTGGGTAAGGGCAACGAAAAAGGCACTGACGGTAAGCTAGAGGGTCATTACTGCATGAACTTAAAATGTGACCCCGAAGAAGCGGTTATGCTGCGTGATATATTTCCTAGCGTGATCCCCGGCTATCACATGAATCGCGCGCTGTGGAATACGGTGATTTTAGATGGCTCTGTACCTACGGGGGAAATTGAGCGTATGATAGATAACTCGTTTAAGCTGGTGGTCTCGAAAATGACCAAGAAGGATCAAGCGTCGATATTGATTCATTTATAA
- a CDS encoding manganese-dependent inorganic pyrophosphatase: protein MPAYAVGHKVPDSDSVCSAIALSYLKNQIGEDVKPARLGELSPETLFILDKFGFEQPELKMTFADTDGIYVVDHSDRIQGPDDIDDTTVLGIIDHHKLGDITTSTPLECWIRPVGCTNTIIKMMYDFHGVEIPKDIAGAMMCAILSDTVIFKSPTCTTADIKCVEALAEIAGVEDYKALGMEMFEVKSAVAGTPVRDLVMRDFKDFNMHGNKVGIGQLELINLALVDDMKADLQADIAALKAEGDYHSVLLVLTDIMKEGSEVLVVSNNDDLTEKAYGAASVDGKVWIDGIMSRKKQVVPPLQDSLA from the coding sequence ATGCCAGCTTACGCGGTCGGACACAAGGTGCCAGATTCTGATTCAGTTTGTTCAGCAATCGCCCTATCGTACCTAAAAAACCAAATTGGTGAAGACGTAAAACCAGCACGTTTAGGCGAGCTATCACCAGAAACTTTATTTATCTTAGACAAATTTGGTTTCGAGCAACCTGAATTAAAAATGACGTTTGCTGACACTGACGGCATTTACGTGGTTGATCATTCAGATCGCATCCAAGGCCCAGACGATATCGACGACACCACAGTATTAGGTATTATCGACCACCACAAATTAGGTGATATCACCACATCAACACCACTTGAGTGTTGGATTCGCCCAGTAGGTTGTACTAACACCATTATTAAAATGATGTACGACTTCCACGGTGTTGAAATTCCAAAAGACATCGCTGGCGCTATGATGTGTGCAATTTTATCTGACACAGTTATCTTCAAATCACCAACCTGTACCACTGCCGATATTAAATGTGTTGAAGCATTAGCGGAAATTGCAGGTGTAGAAGACTACAAAGCGCTTGGCATGGAAATGTTTGAAGTGAAATCAGCGGTTGCTGGCACGCCTGTGCGTGACCTAGTGATGCGTGACTTTAAAGACTTCAATATGCACGGCAACAAAGTGGGCATTGGCCAGTTAGAGCTGATCAACTTAGCTCTAGTTGACGATATGAAAGCTGACTTACAGGCCGATATCGCGGCATTAAAAGCGGAAGGCGACTACCACAGCGTATTGTTAGTACTTACCGACATTATGAAAGAAGGCTCAGAAGTACTAGTCGTCAGCAACAATGACGACTTAACGGAAAAAGCCTACGGCGCAGCTTCTGTTGACGGTAAAGTGTGGATCGATGGCATTATGAGTCGTAAGAAGCAAGTAGTTCCACCACTACAAGATTCTTTAGCTTAA
- a CDS encoding class 1 fructose-bisphosphatase, with translation MQRLAPALREDDVPLDLISLIKTILAATKEISFRVSQAQLGGLMGSTLDENIQGEVQKKLDVVSNELIKDILLESGFVRAISSEEEDTSVAGDPNGKFLVSFDPLDGSSNIDINSLIGTIFSIHEAIPELAADDPKQFQQPGHKQVCAGYVLYGPSTMLVMTTGKGTHFYVLDRTHGGYLLVERNVQVPADTREFAINMSNQRFWQAPMQNYINDLVAGSDGPRGVNFNMRWIAAMVGDIHRVLTRGGIFTYPADNKNPEKPYKLRLMYEANPMSYLVEQAGGLAMTSEGPIMDIEPNDIHQRVEVIMGSKNEVEKCLSYYN, from the coding sequence CCAGCATTACGCGAAGACGACGTACCTTTAGACTTAATCTCGTTAATTAAAACTATTCTTGCCGCCACTAAAGAAATTTCATTCCGTGTCAGCCAAGCGCAATTAGGTGGCTTAATGGGCTCGACTTTGGATGAAAACATTCAAGGTGAAGTACAGAAAAAGTTAGACGTGGTTTCCAACGAATTAATTAAAGATATTTTGCTGGAATCGGGCTTTGTTCGCGCCATTTCGTCAGAGGAGGAAGATACCTCAGTGGCTGGCGACCCTAACGGCAAGTTTTTAGTGTCGTTCGATCCACTCGATGGCAGTTCAAATATTGATATTAACTCGCTGATAGGCACAATTTTCTCAATTCACGAAGCCATTCCTGAGCTTGCCGCTGATGATCCTAAACAGTTCCAGCAACCAGGCCACAAACAAGTCTGTGCCGGTTATGTACTTTATGGCCCGTCGACCATGTTGGTGATGACCACAGGTAAAGGTACACATTTTTACGTACTCGACAGAACGCATGGCGGTTACTTGCTGGTTGAGCGCAATGTGCAAGTACCAGCCGACACCCGTGAGTTTGCTATTAATATGTCGAACCAGCGCTTCTGGCAAGCGCCAATGCAAAACTATATTAACGATTTAGTGGCTGGTAGCGATGGCCCGCGTGGTGTGAACTTCAATATGCGCTGGATTGCCGCTATGGTTGGCGATATCCATCGTGTACTAACTCGCGGCGGTATTTTCACTTACCCTGCCGATAACAAAAATCCAGAGAAGCCATACAAGTTACGCTTAATGTATGAAGCGAACCCGATGAGTTATTTAGTTGAGCAAGCTGGTGGTTTAGCGATGACCAGCGAAGGGCCGATAATGGATATTGAACCAAATGATATTCATCAACGTGTGGAAGTGATCATGGGTTCGAAAAACGAAGTAGAAAAATGCTTAAGCTACTATAACTAG